A segment of the Echinicola strongylocentroti genome:
CATGGCGCTATGGTATTGGGAAATAACGATCTCAGAAGCTTTCTGATCAATTACAGCAGGGCCTTCATCTACACCACTGCCCCATCTTGGGATCAGCTGTGCAGTATTGGAGCAGCATTGAAACTATTGGCTTCCAAAAGCAATTTTGATGCGCTGGCGAAGGCGGTGGAGATTTATCTGGAAGTCGCTCCTGCCAGTTCCCCCAGCTTTTCCAATAACCAAAGCCCCATACAATACTGGCGATGCGACGACGTACCACTACTGAAAGAAAAGGTGGGGCAATTGCAAAAATCAGGCATTAATTGCTACCCAATTCTTTCTCCAACCGTAAAAACAGGCGAAGAAAGGATACGGATCGTATTGCATGCTTTCAACACAAAAGAAGAAATTACCCAATTGATCAATCTACTCAATGCATAAAATGAAGGATAAGGTTTTTGTCACAGGTATAGGCACGGGCATCGGCAAGACCGTCTGTGCAGCAGCACTCTGCAAGACCTTTGGACATGCGTACTGGAAACCGGTTCAGTGCGGTGATCTAGAGCAGTCGGACGCTATGTTTGTAAAACAGCATAGTCCACACACCGACATCTTACCGGAAGCCTATCGGCTAAAAACACCACAGTCACCACACCTGGCAGCCAAAATGGAAAATACCACGATCCAGTTGACCCGCCAGCTTATCCCAGACCATCCAAAATGCTGCATCGAAGGAGCTGGTGGGCTGATGGTCCCACTGAATGATGAAGAGACTTTTTTGGATTTTCTGGTTTCGAGTCGCCTTCATCCGGTGATCGTCATACGGCATTATCTAGGCAGTATAAACCATAGTCTTCTTACCTTGCAGGTTTTAATGCAAGCAGGTATTGAGGATTTTACGGTCATTTGGAACGGGACAGAAAACACTTCATCCGAAAGTGCTATCCTTGGCCGTTTCACTCCTACCGCACAGTTTCGTATGCCTGAATGGGATGATCAACAAAGCGGACTCCCCTTATTAAATCCTTTGGACTAACTCCTAAAACCGACACATTTACATGGGCAACAGTCATATCAGCATCACCAAGGCCATGGGCATCAATCCCCTTGGATTTTACGCTTCTGAAGAAAACGACCGATATACTTCTTCTCATCATGCACTTGATCAAAACGAACGAGGCGACTGGAAAGGAAGCATTTCTGATGAAATCTGGCGCGACATCAATGGCTACATAACTAGCCTCGGCCATAAGTCAGAGCGTTTTCCGGAAGAGGCTAAGCTGCTTTCATTTTTGATCCATCACATGCACCTGCAGCCCCATGAAAAGCAACTGATCAACGCCGCTACTTCGAGGGGAAGCATTGATTTTCTCAGCCAAATGCAAGTGGATCACCACAGTTTGCCAGTATGGACTTCTCCCCATTCCACCTTGGGTTTTCCCAGCAGCTGGCCAGCCTTGTTGCATGAAGCTGATGCTCCTTTGTTCTTTCAGTCATCAACCTGTAGCAGTTTTGGACTGACGCTCCAAAATGCCTTTGCCTGGCTCAACAGCGGAATGGCGGATAATTTTATCGCCGCAGCCGTAGAATGCCCCACTGCTGGACTGACTATTGACCAGATGAAGGCCATTAGGATCTATGCCAAAGATGAGGCAATACCCTATCCTTGCCAATCCATGGATTTTGAAAAAGCCACTAACACCATGGTCCTCGGCGAAGGTGCCTATGCTTTTCAATTAGAAAAAAACAACCCCAACGAATTGGCCCAGCTCAAAAGTGTAGGATCCGGAATGGAAAAAATCAACCATAGCACTGACCTTTCACCAACAGGAGATTGCATTGTTTCAGCTGCAGAAAATGTTTTTGGGGAATTTCATAAAGGAAAAATCGACCTGATCATCGGACATTTCCCAGGGACAAAGCTGGGTGATTTGGCGGAAAAAACCGCCTATGAAAGGATCTTTGATAACGTACCTTTTACCATCTCCAACAAATGGAAGATCGGCCACTCCCTTGGCTCCAGCCTAGCAGCCAATCTGGACTTGGCCATTAACGTCCTCCATCATCAGGAGCTGCCCAAACTCCCCGCCTACATCCAACAGGAAATTGCCCCTCCCACAGCAATCAATAATGTCCTCATCACGGCACTGGGCTTCGGCGGACAGGCCATTTGCGCTGTGGTAGGAAGGTAAGAGATTAGATAAAAGAAATTAGAAGCAAGATACTAGCAGCCGGAGTTGTGCGCCCTTAATTCGTGTTAGCCGGATTAATTATTGGTTTCATTGTCAAAAATTGCAATAACGGATCAAGCGGAAAAGTGGGAGGATTACGTAATAACCTGAGCTCGACTTATTTTTAGTATAAAAAACGTCATAGCGAACCCTTTTTAGGAGGATGTGGGTTGGAAAAGGGTGTGGCAATCCCCAAATACGAAGACTGCCACGGCTTCCACCCCTCAAACCTCCCCCTAAGCCTCGCAGTGACGGTTTTATAATCGAACTGAGGTTAATAGCCCGGATAGAACACTGATTTACTTCAGCGGGTCAGGTGGTGCAGCTGATTAAGATTTGTACTGGTTTTTTCTTAAACCCGCATTATGCCTTAGCCTATCTATTGCAACTTGCAAACTACTTTAAAACTGGCAAGTTCCCCCTTGGACTCGCTCGGGGATCGTATGTCGGTGCCTACTTCAGCTTATCATTGTTTCTATGGCGGTCCTTATCCCGGATATTTTTCTTTTCGAAGTTCTTTTCCAGTGCTTTGGTAAGGTCCACGCCAGTTTGGTTGGCCAGGCACATTAGCACCCACAGTACATCGGCCATTTCATCGCCAAGGTCAGCATCCTTATCGCTTTCCTTGAATGACTGCTCACCATACTTTCTGGCAATGATCCTGGCCAGCTCCCCCACTTCTTCTGTAAGAATGGCCATGTTGGTGAGTTCATTAAAATACCGGACGCCAACGGTATTGATCCAGTGATCCACTTGCTGCTGTGCTTCTTCTATTGTCATGGGTAGCTATTGATTATTGTGTTATTAGTTAAGCATTTATACATTCCAACATAAAACATTCAACCCGGATTATGCGTTAGGAATCGTAGTGAGAGCTGAAATTGCAAGAAAATCAGTTAGTTTGGAGGTATTAGCGTAGCACCGCTACGGTTATGCCGAAAACTAAAGTGAAACGGCTGATTTTGAAGCAGTTTCAGGTCGCAACAGATAGGCTAATGCATATTCCGGGTTCAACCTTCTAAGCTTTCTTAACCACTTTTCCCTCTTCCAAGACCAGTTCATGGTCCACCACGTTGGGAATATCCTGATCATAGTGACTGACATAGATCATGGACACCGCTGGATGACTGCCAATATGGGCGACCGTTTCTCTAAAAAGCAGTCGCTGCTCATCATCCATACCCTGCGCTGCTTCGTCCAACACCAGCAAAGCGGGTGACTTGATCATGGCCCTGGCAAGCAAACAAAAGCGTTGGTTTTCGAGAGGGATCTGTGTCAAACGCATCTGGGCAACATGCTCGATCCGAAATAGCCGCAACCAGTCCATCGCCTGCTTTTCCTGCTCCGCTGTCACTTTCTTAAACAGCCCTATGGTATCAAAAAGCCCTGAGAGCACCACTTTCAGACAGGTCTGATTAGCCGGAAAGTACCTGGCCAGCTCTGGCGATACAAAACCAATCGGGCGCTTGATATCCCAAATCGTCTCTCCAGTCCCTCTTTTCCGGTCAAAAAGCACTATATCATTAGCATAGGCCTGTGGATTCTCACCATTGATCAGACTTAGCAAGGTGGATTTTCCAGCGCCGTTATGGCCGCGGAGCACCCAGCATTCACCCTGCTTTACCTGCCAGTTGACATCATCCAAGATCACTTTTCCATTGTACTGGATATGTACATGGTTCATCTGGATCAGGGTCTCAAACTTCGCCACTGGCTTTAGCTTTATCAGTTCGTCCAGCTTCTTATGATCAAACTGGCTCAAAGCAGCATGATTGACCAAGTCCACTTGGTGAAAATCCTCTCGTTTGGCTACTTCAGTGACCTTCCCTCCGTCCAAAATAGCCACATGGGAAATGGCTTCTGGAATTTCATCTGGGGAAGTGGTCATGATCACCTGAATACCGGAATCGGTGATCGCCGTTAATACCTCCCCAAAATGTGCCCGTGTGTCCACATCCAATCCTGTCATGGGCTGGTCCATCAGAAACAATCGCGGATTGCGAAGTAGTGCACAGGCAATCGCCAACCTTCGGGACTCACCATTTGATAGCTTGATCAGGGATTTATCCTTAAGCTCCTCAAGTTCCAGCAATTCCATCACATTGTTCACCTTCCAATGGCCACGTTGTTTTGCTTGCACTCCTTCTAGTTCCTCCTTAACGGTGGCTGCTTCTTCTGATTCAGAAGAATTGAACCGCTGCTGGTAATAGAAGTTCTGGAGGTTGGACTTGTTGGTAAAGGTGTACTTTTGGGAAACCACTGCGATCAGGTCCCGAAAGCTATTGATCTTCCCTGCTGCAGTCATCTCTTGCTGATAATCCACCGCAAAATCACGCGTCACCCTTCCTGCAGACAAAATGGTCTTGCCAAGGATCGTCTCTAGGAAAGCGGTTTTCTCCGCCCCCGAAGCACTTAGGATGGCCCAGTTTTCCCCGGTGCTCATCGCAAAGTCCAGCCCTTGAAAAATCGTCCTGTCAAGGTACTTTACATTTGCGCTTTCTATGGAAAGAAATATATCCTGTGTCATTTATTTACTTGTTTCATGCCAACACCAATTAATCCCGATGTGGTATTCAGATAATGTACTTGTTACTTATAACTCCAAAATAACCTCGCCGAACCTTTTTGCTACGGCTGGGAAGAAAATCACTCCTTCGTACCTCGCCCTTTGTGCCTCATACTTCCAATACCTTCCTACACTTTATTTTTGGTATCGATCGTAATGGTCACAGGGCCGTCATTGACCAAGGCCACTTTCATATCTGCCCCAAACTCGCCCGTCTGAATCGGTTTCCCAAGGTCCTTCTCCACGGTAGCGATAAACTGTCTATACAGTGGAATGGCCACATCAGGCTTGGCCGCTTTGATATAAGAAGGGCGATTGCCTTTTTTGGTACTGGCATGAAGGGTAAATTGGCTGATCAGCAGTATATCACCGCCTATATCAATCAGGCTTTTGTTCATCACACCATTATCATCGCCAAAAATCCGGAGATTGACCATTTTTTTGCTTAGCCAAGCAATGTCCTCTTCGCTATCGGCATCTTCAATCCCCAACAGGACCATAAGCCCTTGGCCTATTTGCCCCTTGATATGGCCATCAATTTTAACCGAAGATTCAGAAACTCGCTGAATAACTGCTATCATTGTATTCCTGTGTTTAATAAAAAGTTGAAGATAGTTGAAATCAGGCAAGATATACAGTTTTACCGATGTCATTTTGGCAATGGCCCTTACACTGGGTGGCTTTATGATCTTCAGCGGACTACAAGCTCCCCTACAGCATGAGCTCAACCCACTCTTTGATGCCAATCAATACGAAAAGGCTTATGGGTATTTTACTGGAAAGGCAGATGACTACCTTGTAAACTATCCCTTTAGCGTCCGTATTCTGGTACCTTGGCTTGCAGTCCAATTACCATTCGGTGACATCACCAATAACTTCAAGGCCATCAACCTGTTGTTTTCCCTGGCTTGGGTTCCATTATGGTTTTTGGTTTCGGACAAAGTCGGCTTTGACCGTATCAAAATGTGGATAGGGTGGTTTTGGATCACTTTCCACTGGGTAGGCGTTTTAAAGGGAAACCTCTCCGACCCCATCAGCGTGGATGTTCCGATCTATTTTTTCCAGTTACTGTTATTTTATTGCTTAATCGGCAGAAAGTGGGGATGGCTAATACTGATCACTCCATTGATGACCATCCAAAAAGAATCCCTATTGCCACTGTTGCTGGTGCTCATCATTTATCCCGGAATACCATTATGGCGTCGTCATGACAAAAAAGCCCCGATAGCCCTTTTAGCTGCTTTTCTGATTAGCTTGGTCACCCTGAAAATAACTGGGCACTATTTTCCTCCAGCTAATACCGGAAAGAACGGAGCGGTAAACCTTTTCTATAACACCTTGGGATTACTTGGACACCCTGATCTATTCCTTCGCTGGATATGCGCTATCACCTTGGCTTATGGAGGATTCTTGTGGGCTTCGATCCGTAATCGTCACTTTCGGCCAAACCCTCTCCCTCAGCACCAACAATGGCTGATTCCACTGGTGGGCACTTATGCCTTTTTCAGTCTTTTTGCAGGAGGTGACTTTACGCGAATCGCTTTTTTAGGCAGTCCTTTTATCATGCTTTTGCTACTAAGCAAATTGGAATTGACCACTAAACAATGGGGGATTTTGCTGGCCATCAGTATCCCTGCCATGAGAGTACTAGGAGGCATTCCCGACGGGGGTGCAGATTTCGAAGCATGGAAGACGTGGTATCCTGCGTATGCCCCTTGGAAGTGGCTAGCGCTCTACTGCGTTTATACCGCAGCAGTCATAATAGTTTCTTGGAAATGGCTAAAAAACACTTTGCCACGCCAAAGATGAAAGAAATTCTAGCGTAGAATAACCTAGACTCCCTTTCTCACTCAAAAATCTGCATCTGCTTGGATTCAATGATTTTCACCACTTCCAGTTCATCGTTCAGTGCCTGATGGACCATGGCTTTGGCCACTTGATGGTCATAGATGGGTTTGTATTTCTTGAACAGCCCAACTGAGGTAATGGCCTTGGCGGCCACCTTCCCCAGACTTTCACCGATACGGGTTTCCTTGCGGTCGCCAAGCAATACGGATGGCCTGAATATCCCCAAATAACTGAAGGGGATCAACTTAAGGTCCTCTTCCACTTCGCCTTTCACTTTAGAATAAAATACAGATGATCGCTGGTCTGCCCCCAGTGAACTGACGTATAAAAACTTGCTAGCCCCCCACTGGTGGACCCATTTCGCAAAGCTGATCACATAATCATGGTCGATCTTATAAAAATTCTCCTTGGACTTGGCCTTTTTGATAGTCGTCCCTAAAGCACAAAAAGCGTGGATTTTCACTTTTTCTTTTTCGAACGCCTGAACCAAGTCATGGTTTTCTCCCCCAATATCGTTTTGGCGAAGCTTATCCAACAAACTCACTTGCTCCAAATGATCAAAGTCAACCTCCACCTGAATCAATTTTTGCTGTTTGAAAGCCAACGGTCTTCGGGAAACAGTGATCACATGATCATAAGTATTCTCCTTGAACAGCTGGTGCAGCAGCTGCACACCGATCAAGCCTGAAGCTCCCGAAACTATGGCGATGGTTTTCATTGTTGGATATTTTATTGGGATAATAAGTTTATAAATTCCCCTTCTAGGCTTTGATTTTTGTCCTTGGCATACCACAAGTGGATAGATTTTTTAAATTCCTCAGGAGAAACACCTTTTGGGTCAGCCTTATAAGCCAGTAACATTTCTTGCATTTCCTGTGGCCGTGGCCCCAAGTAAACAATATTTCGAGTGATGCAGCGTCCAAAGCAATCAATTTGGGAATGGACCGTCCGCCATTGGTCAAGAACTCATCCATCACTTCCAAATTCTCATCTCTCAGAATGTACTTAAGCTGAATTTTGTCGTTGAGTCCTGCGAGTTTTTCAATATACGGAATATTCTGGGCGGCATCTCCACACCAAGCTTCCGTAAGCACAAGCCATACCTGATTTCTATCTATTTTTTGTACTGACGCTGCAGCTGTTTCACTGACTTTGGCCGTTTTGTCCCAACGCTTCATCCGTTGGACGTTGATACGGGTATAGTCCATCATGGCTTCAGAATGATTATCGCCTGTCGTTTTATTCTCTAGAAGAAGTCGGTCTATCAGAGCACGGTAATCACTGTAATTTTGTGCTTGATCGATCAGCTCATGCGTGATCAAAGAGGTAATGGCAGTCATATAGTTTCCTTGTTTTTCAGCTATTAACAAGCTCACCTATGCCTTAGTTCTCTCCCATTCCAGAAAATCCTCGATATCGCCCTGCATGCTTTTGGTAATGGCCAAAAGGACAGAGAGATCATCTACAAAGCCAAGACCGGCTATAAAATCCGGGATAAAATCCAGCGGCATGACAAAATACAACAAGCCCAGCACCATTAACACCAAGGTTTTGGTAGAAAAAGCCCTGTATTCATTTTTGTAATAAGCCCTGACCATACGGATCACTGTTTCTAGGTAATAACGGGATTCCTGAACCGTAGGATTATCGGCTACCTGATGAAGTTTTTCTGACACTTTCTCTAGCAATTGATGTAGCTTTTCCTTGCTGTGAGCTATGCGCTCTGCTTTTTTATGATACACCCTTTTTGCTTTACCGAGCAAATTCCCTTGTTCATTTCTCCTGTTTTCCATAATCAACGTCGCTTAAAAGTACACTCTAATTTCAGATTTCACTTTCTTTAATGCAAAAGATATGCCGTCATTCTTTTGATCCAGAGAGCGTTGAAAGATCCTTTTGGCCAAATCCATGCCTTTATCATCAGGATTTACATCCTGCATGGAAGAATTGACCAGTGTGATCACTCCCTCCACGGCGCTCTTTACACTCTCCCAGGTATCATCCGAGAAATAAACCTGCTGGGAAAGGTTATGGTTATACTCTTCCCTGATCTCCTGCAATAACAGTCCATGAAGCTCCCTTGCTGAATAGGACTGGTCATTTACTCTTCTTACCAAATTATTGGGCGTAAGCCGTTCCAGCAAAAGACAAAGCCGCTCGCCTGCTTGTAACCTGATGGGTAAGACAACTTTCGTGTTTTGGGTTTTCAACTCCACCAGCTTCGACTCCCGGTCTTTGGAAAGGAAGGAGACCACGACCAGGTACATCCCATAAATCACAAGCCCCGCTGGCAAAATAATCTTTAACAGTTCTACTATGTACTCCATTTACTATTTTTCATTAATTCCCGAATATCTAAAATATTTCAAAGAGAAGTTGATTATTTGTCATTATTTTTGAACTATCCAATTGTCCGGAACATTTACTAAACATGCTGATTCCAATTACCATTACAGACAAAGCTCAAGAAGAGATCAAAAACATCATGGAGCACAAAAACATCCCTGCTGACTATTCCCTACGGGTAGGCGTCAAAGGCGGCGGGTGCGGCGGGATGTCCTATGCACTAGGATTTGACAAACCCAAAGAGGAAGATCAGCAATTCGAGCTGGGCGGCATCCCTGTGCTAATCGAAAAGCGGCATGTCATGTTTTTGATGGGAATGCAGGTGGATTTCTATGATGGCAATGAAGCCAGAGGATTTACCTTCGAGAATCCGGATATCCCCAAAAGGCATGATGCAACAGAATAAAGCACTGGATGGGACGGGCAGTAGTTTTACTTCCCCGTCAAACAGCCATTGTTCC
Coding sequences within it:
- the bioD gene encoding dethiobiotin synthase, translated to MHKMKDKVFVTGIGTGIGKTVCAAALCKTFGHAYWKPVQCGDLEQSDAMFVKQHSPHTDILPEAYRLKTPQSPHLAAKMENTTIQLTRQLIPDHPKCCIEGAGGLMVPLNDEETFLDFLVSSRLHPVIVIRHYLGSINHSLLTLQVLMQAGIEDFTVIWNGTENTSSESAILGRFTPTAQFRMPEWDDQQSGLPLLNPLD
- a CDS encoding beta-ketoacyl-[acyl-carrier-protein] synthase family protein, giving the protein MGNSHISITKAMGINPLGFYASEENDRYTSSHHALDQNERGDWKGSISDEIWRDINGYITSLGHKSERFPEEAKLLSFLIHHMHLQPHEKQLINAATSRGSIDFLSQMQVDHHSLPVWTSPHSTLGFPSSWPALLHEADAPLFFQSSTCSSFGLTLQNAFAWLNSGMADNFIAAAVECPTAGLTIDQMKAIRIYAKDEAIPYPCQSMDFEKATNTMVLGEGAYAFQLEKNNPNELAQLKSVGSGMEKINHSTDLSPTGDCIVSAAENVFGEFHKGKIDLIIGHFPGTKLGDLAEKTAYERIFDNVPFTISNKWKIGHSLGSSLAANLDLAINVLHHQELPKLPAYIQQEIAPPTAINNVLITALGFGGQAICAVVGR
- a CDS encoding nucleotide pyrophosphohydrolase translates to MTIEEAQQQVDHWINTVGVRYFNELTNMAILTEEVGELARIIARKYGEQSFKESDKDADLGDEMADVLWVLMCLANQTGVDLTKALEKNFEKKNIRDKDRHRNNDKLK
- a CDS encoding ATP-binding cassette domain-containing protein; the protein is MTQDIFLSIESANVKYLDRTIFQGLDFAMSTGENWAILSASGAEKTAFLETILGKTILSAGRVTRDFAVDYQQEMTAAGKINSFRDLIAVVSQKYTFTNKSNLQNFYYQQRFNSSESEEAATVKEELEGVQAKQRGHWKVNNVMELLELEELKDKSLIKLSNGESRRLAIACALLRNPRLFLMDQPMTGLDVDTRAHFGEVLTAITDSGIQVIMTTSPDEIPEAISHVAILDGGKVTEVAKREDFHQVDLVNHAALSQFDHKKLDELIKLKPVAKFETLIQMNHVHIQYNGKVILDDVNWQVKQGECWVLRGHNGAGKSTLLSLINGENPQAYANDIVLFDRKRGTGETIWDIKRPIGFVSPELARYFPANQTCLKVVLSGLFDTIGLFKKVTAEQEKQAMDWLRLFRIEHVAQMRLTQIPLENQRFCLLARAMIKSPALLVLDEAAQGMDDEQRLLFRETVAHIGSHPAVSMIYVSHYDQDIPNVVDHELVLEEGKVVKKA
- the dtd gene encoding D-aminoacyl-tRNA deacylase; this encodes MIAVIQRVSESSVKIDGHIKGQIGQGLMVLLGIEDADSEEDIAWLSKKMVNLRIFGDDNGVMNKSLIDIGGDILLISQFTLHASTKKGNRPSYIKAAKPDVAIPLYRQFIATVEKDLGKPIQTGEFGADMKVALVNDGPVTITIDTKNKV
- a CDS encoding NAD-dependent epimerase/dehydratase family protein; the encoded protein is MKTIAIVSGASGLIGVQLLHQLFKENTYDHVITVSRRPLAFKQQKLIQVEVDFDHLEQVSLLDKLRQNDIGGENHDLVQAFEKEKVKIHAFCALGTTIKKAKSKENFYKIDHDYVISFAKWVHQWGASKFLYVSSLGADQRSSVFYSKVKGEVEEDLKLIPFSYLGIFRPSVLLGDRKETRIGESLGKVAAKAITSVGLFKKYKPIYDHQVAKAMVHQALNDELEVVKIIESKQMQIFE
- a CDS encoding thioredoxin family protein; its protein translation is MTAITSLITHELIDQAQNYSDYRALIDRLLLENKTTGDNHSEAMMDYTRINVQRMKRWDKTAKVSETAAASVQKIDRNQVWLVLTEAWCGDAAQNIPYIEKLAGLNDKIQLKYILRDENLEVMDEFLTNGGRSIPKLIALDAASLEILFTWGHGHRKCKKCYWLIRLTQKVFLLRNLKNLSTCGMPRTKIKA
- a CDS encoding YkvA family protein, translated to MENRRNEQGNLLGKAKRVYHKKAERIAHSKEKLHQLLEKVSEKLHQVADNPTVQESRYYLETVIRMVRAYYKNEYRAFSTKTLVLMVLGLLYFVMPLDFIPDFIAGLGFVDDLSVLLAITKSMQGDIEDFLEWERTKA
- a CDS encoding DUF7935 family protein is translated as MEYIVELLKIILPAGLVIYGMYLVVVSFLSKDRESKLVELKTQNTKVVLPIRLQAGERLCLLLERLTPNNLVRRVNDQSYSARELHGLLLQEIREEYNHNLSQQVYFSDDTWESVKSAVEGVITLVNSSMQDVNPDDKGMDLAKRIFQRSLDQKNDGISFALKKVKSEIRVYF
- a CDS encoding HesB/IscA family protein; translation: MLIPITITDKAQEEIKNIMEHKNIPADYSLRVGVKGGGCGGMSYALGFDKPKEEDQQFELGGIPVLIEKRHVMFLMGMQVDFYDGNEARGFTFENPDIPKRHDATE